The Rhodothermus marinus DSM 4252 DNA segment CAACTGGAGGATTTCCTCTTCGGGAAAGTGCCAGCGCAGCGCCGGTTTTTCAGGATTCATCCGCATAGTCCGATGCTCCCGGGCCTGATCCGCCGGCACGCTTCAGCCATTCTTCGTTGGCGCTGAGCTGCTGGCGGAGGTTTTCGATCTCGCGCAGGATCTTGCGGGCCCCGTCGATTTCGGCGCCGTTCTGTTCGGCCGCTTCTACAGTGGCCGGCTCAGGACTGGGCCGGGATGTTTTTTTTTCCGGCGCAGGAGGCGTTTCCGGGCGACTGACCAGCGTCACCCGGGGTGTTTCAAAAGGGGAGCGCTGCGCCGGTTCGGGCTGCCGGGGTGAGGAGGTCGGTGCGGCGGCGGAGGAAGCCGGTTGGGCTGCTGCGGACCGGGTCTGCAGGCGAGCCGACTGCTCCAGGATGGCCTCCAGCATCTGCTCCTTGATGATGGCGCGCGCTTCGGCCAGGGCCTCGGCCTTTGCCTCCTCGATCAGGCGCTGAATCTCTTCGCTCGAAAGCTCCAGAAACCTGGCCCGGAACTGTTCGATCAGCCTGCGAATCTGTTCGTCGTGCATGGTGCGCTCTCCGGATGGATGGGAGATTCGATCTCCGTAGGTTTACCTACAAGCGCCGTGCCCGCATAGACGAACGATAGCCCGAAAGGGGAGTTTCGGCCTGCAGGGGAAAAGCTTTCCGATCTACGGGGCAAAGAAAGCCTTTCAGGAGAAAATTTTCAGGCGCTGGCCCGGATAGATCCGGCTGGAACGCAACCCATTCCAGCGCTGGATGTCGCGTACCGAAACGCCGAAGCGCTGGGCGATTTCGCTGAGCGTGTCGCCGGGCCGCACATGGTAGATGGTATAACCCTGCGTGGTGCCGGCTTCCGGATAGATGGTCAGGCGCTGGCCGATCTGGATGGTATTGTCGTCAAGGTTGTTCCAGCGTTTGATAGCGGTCACGGAAACGCCGAAGCGCTGGGCGATTTCGCTGAGCGTGTCGCCCCGGCGTACGGTGTACACCACGCGCTCGGGCGTGACCGGCTCGGAGAGATAGAGGACCAGCTCCTGGCCAACGCGGATGGTGTTGCCGGAGAGGTTATTCCAGCGTTTGATGTCGGCCACCGAGACCCCGTACTTCTGAGCGATTTCGCTGAGGGCGTCCCCGCGACGCACGGTGTACACGACGCGCGTGGGGGCTTCCGGCGTCCGGGACTCGGTAGTCGCCGATGTGGTTTCACGGGAGGGTTCGTTGCGCTCCTCCGAGGACGTTTCCAGCGCGGTCGGTTGTGCCGTGGTAGCAGGCGCCGTGGGCGGGATGGGTTGCGTCGAGTAGAGCGGGCGGACGGCCCGGCTGCCGTACTGCACGCTGACGGGCTTGGCCTCGGCCAGTTGCAGGGCGTTTGTGCTTTCGTAGTGGGGGACCGGCACGATCAGACGCTGGCCCGGACGAATCACCGTGCTGTGCAGGCCGTTGGCCCGCATCAGGGCCGAGACGCTCACGCCGAAGCGCCGGGCAATGATGCTGAGCGCGTCGCCTCGACGCACCGTGTAGGTCGTGACCGGCCGCTTACGATCTTCCGGCAATCGGGCGTAGGCCTCCGCGAAGCGTGCATAGCTGCCCAGCGGCAGGCGGATGAAGTAGGGACCCCGGCTGGGCGGTAGCGTGTTTTGGCGCAGTTCGGGATTCAGCGCGCGCAACGTGGCCACGTCGGTACCGGCCAGGTGCGCGATCTCTTCCAGAGAAAGCATGCCCTGTACGGGCACGTAGTCGTATTCGTAGCGCGGGCCCGGCTCGACCGTCAGGTTCAGGGCGGCGGGATTGGAAGCCACCAACGCCGCCGCAATAAACATGGGCACGTAGTTGCGGGTCTCGCGCGGCAGGTACGGGTAGATGTCCCAGAAGGTGAGCTGGCCTGTGCCGTGGCGCATCCTGGCCTGATTGAGTGCCCGTTGGACCCGACCGGCCCCGGCATTGTAAGCGGCCAGCGCCAGATGCCAGTCGCCGA contains these protein-coding regions:
- a CDS encoding LysM peptidoglycan-binding domain-containing protein — protein: MLRGLFLLLLAWSLVGTGRAQDTRRIAPPLPLERLQAYPSEEIPFARRVRLLGAGLAGLLPPADSLSEAELLEYLARLYDQQARILKAEADGDLDQAAQLLDEALEALAALSRQPGIEADVRFRELYRSLLVEYEQLYGTPPDTLTLSYGDIFAFREAMFAAMETVREPLLEDVFTPNLTVPASSVPLTMNRLVKASMDYLLREPEKHLLRWLSRAETYFPMIEQIFEEEGVPDELKYLAMIESGLNPYARSRAGAVGMWQFMAGTARLYNLNITPWVDERRDPEKSTRAAARHLKDLYAMFGDWHLALAAYNAGAGRVQRALNQARMRHGTGQLTFWDIYPYLPRETRNYVPMFIAAALVASNPAALNLTVEPGPRYEYDYVPVQGMLSLEEIAHLAGTDVATLRALNPELRQNTLPPSRGPYFIRLPLGSYARFAEAYARLPEDRKRPVTTYTVRRGDALSIIARRFGVSVSALMRANGLHSTVIRPGQRLIVPVPHYESTNALQLAEAKPVSVQYGSRAVRPLYSTQPIPPTAPATTAQPTALETSSEERNEPSRETTSATTESRTPEAPTRVVYTVRRGDALSEIAQKYGVSVADIKRWNNLSGNTIRVGQELVLYLSEPVTPERVVYTVRRGDTLSEIAQRFGVSVTAIKRWNNLDDNTIQIGQRLTIYPEAGTTQGYTIYHVRPGDTLSEIAQRFGVSVRDIQRWNGLRSSRIYPGQRLKIFS